One part of the Vicia villosa cultivar HV-30 ecotype Madison, WI linkage group LG6, Vvil1.0, whole genome shotgun sequence genome encodes these proteins:
- the LOC131612830 gene encoding putative UDP-glucuronate:xylan alpha-glucuronosyltransferase 4 has product MPFKFSSHSNSLSHSILKRRNFYVFLILISLLIFMFVFSLNYQRFDVHENTKPSWFEFIAQDFHSKAKIKIGLVNIIPRSMDEKLDAIRSRVNIVPIHFDHVDENLKWNDFFPEWIDEEDKVNKPKCPNMPMPTLKNYKDLDVVVAKVPCGERSMEEKGVRDVFRLQVNLVVANLAVEAKGLEKLESDHRNMYVVFVGSCSPMVEIFRCDDLLMHQSDFWVYKPDLKRLKHKILMPVGSCQISPGYAETGKETWMSYLPQSLGKNKSNVQGPKLAYVTVLHSSEEYVCGAITLAQSILLSRKSMFEPIDLVLLADDSIGAESTRGLRTAGWKIRRIQRIKSPFAKEKAYNRWNYSKLRIWQLTEYDKIIFIDSDLLVLKNIDSFFAYPQLSAAPNEDVMFNSGLTVVEPSQCMFEYMMNKTSKVKPYNGGDQGFVNEVFTWWHRLPSKINYMKSFKKIGDNKHQIQEDVYTIHYLGLKPWMCYRDYDCNWDLQDHYVYASDSANEVWWKVYDTIPTHLQSYCAMTRKSNENFVWNRKLARNASLSDQHWRIEVKDARKMKYLD; this is encoded by the exons atgccTTTCAAGTTCTCTTCTCATTCTAATTCTTTGTCTCATTCAATTTTGAAACGAAGAAATTTCTATGTTTTTCTTATTCTTATCTCTCTACTCATTTTCATGTTTGTCTTTTCACTAAATTATCAAAGATTTGATGTTCATGAGAACACAAAACCATCTTGGTTCGAGTTTATAGCACAAGATTTTCATAGCAAAGCAAAGATAAAGATAGGTCTGGTTAACATCATTCCAAGGTCAATGGATGAAAAACTAGATGCAATTCGATCACGAGTAAATATTGTACCTATCCATTTTGATCATGTTGATGAGAATTTAAAATGGAATGACTTTTTTCCAGAATGGATTGATGAGGAAGACAAAGTGAATAAGCCTAAATGCCCAAACATGCCTATGCCAACTTTGAAGAATTACAAAGACCTTGATGTTGTGGTGGCTAAAGTTCCATGTGGGGAGCGATCAATGGAGGAAAAAGGCGTTAGAGATGTGTTTAGGTTACAAGTAAATTTAGTGGTGGCTAATTTGGCTGTGGAAGCTAAGGGGCTTGAAAAGTTGGAAAGTGATCATAGGAATATGTATGTTGTGTTTGTTGGATCTTGTAGTCCTATGGTTGAGATTTTCAGATGTGATGATCTATTGATGCATCAAAGTGATTTTTGGGTTTACAAGCCTGATTTGAAGAGACTCAAACACAAAATTCTAATGCCGGTTGGATCATGTCAAATCTCCCCAGGTTATGCAGAAACAG GTAAAGAGACATGGATGAGTTATTTGCCACAATCACTAGGGAAAAATAAGAGTAATGTTCAAGGTCCAAAGCTAGCTTATGTAACTGTTCTTCACTCTTCAGAAGAGTATGTTTGTGGTGCAATAACTCTTGCACAAAGCATACTTTTATCTCGTAAAAGTATGTTTGAACCCATAGATCTTGTCCTTTTAGCTGATGATTCAATTGGCGCTGAATCCACTAGAGGTTTAAGAACTGCAGGTTGGAAAATTAGACGCATTCAACGTATTAAAAGTCCATTTGCCAAGGAAAAGGCTTATAATCGTTGGAACTATAGTAAGCTACGTATATGGCAACTCACTGAGTATGACAAAATAATTTTCATAGATTCTGATTTATTAGTATTAAAGAACATTGATAGTTTCTTTGCTTATCCTCAATTATCAGCCGCACCTAATGAAGATGTGATGTTTAACTCTGGTTTGACTGTAGTTGAGCCATCTCAGTGCATGTTTGAGTATATGATGAACAAAACTTCAAAGGTGAAACCATATAATGGAGGTGATCAAGGTTTTGTGAACGAAGTATTCACATGGTGGCATAGATTACCGTCAAAAATAAACTACATGAAATCATTCAAGAAAATAGGTGATAATAAACACCAGATACAAGAGGATGTGTACACGATACATTATTTGGGTTTAAAACCATGGATGTGTTATAGAGATTATGATTGTAATTGGGATTTACAGGATCATTATGTGTATGCAAGTGATTCTGCTAATGAAGTTTGGTGGAAAGTTTATGATACTATACCAACACATCTGCAATCATATTGTGCAATGacaagaaaatcaaatgaaaattttgtgtgGAACAGGAAATTAGCAAGAAATGCTAGTTTGTCTGATCAGCATTGGAGAATTGAAGTTAAGGATGCTAGAAAGATGAAATATTTAGATTAG